The Sandaracinus amylolyticus genomic interval TCGATCCACGCGCGCACGAGCGCGATCTCGTCGTCGGGGATCGACGGGAGGCCCATCGGCATGCCGGGCTCGTGATCGGTGTACGCGGGTCGCTCGTGATCGTGGAACGGAAGCACGTGATCACGACGCTCCTCGTCCCGCCGTCGCAGCATCACCTCGAGCAGGAGCGGCATCGACGCGTTCTCCCAGGTCTCGAGGTACGACCACTGGCGATCCTCGATGCCCGGCATGCCGCTGACGAGCGCTTCGTAGGTGCGGAAGTGCACGCGCTCGCTGGGCCAGCCCCACCCACCCGCGTTGCCCGGCCCGAGATCGCGCTCGTGATCGTTCATGTGACAGTGGACGCACACGCGGCCGAGCACGCGCTCCTTCACCTCTTCCCACGACACCGGGCGCTGCACCGCGGGCGGCAGCACGAACTCGTCCTTGGGCGGCATGGGCTCGAGCTCGGGATCCGCGAACCACAAGAAGTCGCGGATGAGCTCGGCGTCCTCGCGCCGCACGCGCAGGTTCGGCATCAGCGTGCCCGGCGCGATGCGCTGGGGATCGACGATCCAGTCGACGACGACGTCGGCGTGCATGCGCTCGCGCACGAAGCGCAGGTTGGGCGCGAGGCGCGCCGGGATGCCGGCGCCGCGGATCTGCTCCTCGGTGCGGCCCAACCGGATGTTGCCGACGTAGTGACAGGCGTTGCAGCCGCGCTCCTGGAAGAGCTGTCGTCCGCGCGCGATGCGCGACTCGTCGCGCGCGAGCTCGGGCTCGGGTGACGCGCTCGTCTCGCCGAACGGATCGCGCACCTCGGCGACCGCCGCGAAGTAGCGCGTGATCGCGCGGACGTCGTCCTCGCTCGCGGCGATGCGCACCATCGTCTCGTGCATCGTCGGTCGCACGTCGAAGGGCGCGGCGACGTAGTCGCGGATGAACTCGGGGCGCAGGCGCCGCGCGATGCCGGTGAGATCGGGGACCGCGAGGTAGTGCTCGATGTTGCGCTGATAGCGCTCGATCGTGTCCTCGCCGTAGCGCGACGCGATGGTCCGATAGCGACGATCGTCGCGCGGCAGCCCGTCGAGGAACACGTGGCAGCTCACGCAGTGCTCGCTGCGACCCGCCGCCGCGATCTCGTCGACGACGTGACATCGCGTGCACTCGAGCCGCTCGATCACGGCGCGCCCTTCGCTCAGCGCCTCGGTGCGCGCGTCCGCGTCCCACTGCACGTGGTAGCGCTCGAGCGCGAGCGGCGTCCGTGGCGGCGCTTCGACCGGCGTGGGCGCGGGCCCGTCGCTGCACGCGCACGCGCTCGCCAACAACACGCTCACGCACGAGAGCAGCCCCAGACCCCAGCCACGCATCCGGCCCGCGAGGATACCGTGGCCGGCTCGCGTCGGGCGCGCGGATGCGGTATGCGGCGAGCGCATCTCTTTCCGTCGTTCCGAGGTATTCGAGTGCACTGGGACATGAACCCGATCATCGCGCGGATCGGCGCGATCGAGCTCCGCTGGTACGGCCTCCTCTTCGCGACGGGCCTCCTGCTCTGTGCGTGGAAAGCGCCGCACTACTTCAAGCTCTGGGGCCTTCCCAAGCACCACGCCGAGCGGCTCACGCTGTGGGTGCCGATCGGCATGCTCCTCGGCGCGCACTACATCCACCTGATCTTCTACGAGTGGGACGGCCTCTTCGATCTCTCGATCGAGGTGAACAGCCTCTGGCCGCTCGACGTGCACCTCGGTCGCTTCTGGGCGCTCGGATCCGGCCTCGCGAGCCACGGCGGCGGCCTCGGGTGCCTGCTCGCGCTGTGGATCTTCTGGCAGCGCAACGGCAAGCAGCTCGGCATCGCGTTCCATCGCTACGCCGACGCCGTGATGATGGTCGCGATCTGGGTGTTCCCGTGGGTGCGTCTCGGGAACTTCTTCAACCACGAGCTCGTCGGTCGCGTCACCGAGGGGCCGTGGGCCGTGCAGTTCACCGACTGGGGCCGCGACGCGACGGGCGCGTTCGTCGCGCGCGGGTACCTCGAGCCGCGCCATCCGGTCGTGCTCTACGAGGCGATCCTCTACTTCGCCGAGCTCGCGTTCGCGACGCTCTGGTTCCAGCCGCGCTTCGCGCGGAAGCTGCGCCCGGGCGCGACCTTCTATCTGTTCCTCATGATCCACTTCACGCTGCGCTTCATCGCGGAGTTCGCGAAGGAGTCGCAGGGCGTCGACGACGGCTGGCTGCTCAACATGGGCCACCTGCTCTCGCTGCCGATCGTGCTCGTCTGCGCGTACCTGATCTTCGGCACCAAGCGCTTCAACATCCTCACGCCGCTCACCGCGGAGGAGAAGGCGAAGATCGACGAGAGCGCGCGCCTCGCCGAGGAGTACGACGCGCGCCTCGACGCGGAGAAGAGCGGTGAGCCGCTGCCCGAGAGCGCCGCGAAGGAAGAGAAGCCCGACGCCGCCGCGGCGCGCGCGAAGGCGCGCAAGAAGGGCAAGCCCAACAAGGGAAGGGCCGACGCGTGAAGGGCCCCGGCATCGACGAGAGCATCGCGTTCGTCCCGGTGTGCGTCGCGGTGCTCACCGTGAGCGACTCGCGCGACGACGAGACGGATCACTCGGGGCGCTTGCTCGCGGAGCGCGCGCGCGACGCGGGGCACCTCGTCGTCGCGAAGCTGATCCTCAAGGACGATCGCGAGCTCATCGAGGCGCAGCTGCGCGCGTGGATCGCGAACCCGGGGATCGACGTCGTGCTCATCACCGGCGGCACCGGGATCACCGGGCGCGACGTGACGCCCGAGGCGGTGTTCGCGGTCGCGGAGAAGGAGATCCCGGGGTTCGGCGAGCACTTCCGGTTCATCAGCCACAAGTCGATCGGGCTCGCCGCGATCCAGTCGCGCGCGCTCGCGGCGGTGGCGAACGCGACGCTGATCTTCGCGCTCCCGGGCTCGACCGGCGCGTGCCGCGACGGGTGGGACGAGATCCTGAAGCTGCAGCTCGACAGCCGTTACCGGCCCTGCAACTTCGTCGAGCTGCTGCCGCGCCTCAACGAGCGCTGATCGAAGCGGAGAGATCCACCACAGAGAGCCGCAGAGGACCGCAGAGAGATTCGAACCCATCCTCTGTGGCTCTCTGCGGCGCTCTGCGGTGAGTTGCTTCCGCGTCCGAGACGAGCGCACACCGTCGCCGGTGCCGCTCGACTCCAGCGTCGAGGTCGACCGCTCCCATCGCGCTGTCCGCACGCCGCGCCCACCGACCAGAACCTGGACACACCCCTGCGGCGCCCTGCGGTCCTCGTGCCGCATCCGCGCGATCGCTGCGATCTCGAGCGAGCAGATCGTCCTCGGTGGCCACGCTGGCCGCTCCGGCCCTTCGAGGCACGTCGGTTGCGAAGGTGCTCGCCCGCCGAGTCGGACGCTCGGCATCGCAAGGGGTGGAACGGATGCGAGGGAGGACATGCCTTCTCGCGCTCGCGCTGGTCGGCGGCGGATGTGCCGCCGAGACCGCGGACGCGACCGAAGCGAGCGACGATCACGGGCACGACGCCGTGTTCTCGTTGCTCGATGCCGCGGAGATCGAGAGCGAGCTCGACGGCGCGACGGTGCACGACGCGGAGACCGAGTTCGTGCGCCTCTCGTACCTGTATCGCTCGCCCGCGCCGATGCAGATCGAGATCGCGACGAGCCTCGACGGCACGACGTGGTCGGAGTGGCGCGAGGGTGTGATCTCCGAAGAGGCGTCGGACGAGGAGTACGGCGTGTGGGTCGCCGACCTCGACGTCATCGACGACGCGAGCGCGCGCTACTGGCGCGTGCGCGGCGTGGACGTCGAGTCGCTGCCCACCGAGCTCGCGGTCGACACGCTCGACGCGGAGGAGCTCGCGTCCGATCTCGAGAGCGAGCTCGACGTCGATCCCGACGGCACCGAGATGCTCGAGGACGCGACCGTCGGCGTCGCGACCGAGTCGCTCGTCAACTTCCGCCGCTATCGCTTCGACCTCGGGCGCGTGGGTCGCTCGTGGCTCTGGCTGCTCCGCACCGCGCGCCGTCGCGGCTGGAGCGGGTCGCTCTACGGCTCGCGCACGGGCCTCCGCACCTACGCGCAGCAGGCCTCGCTCTGGAACCTCTACCAGAGCGGTCGCGGCGCGCCGGCCTTCCCGCCGTGGGGCCCGTCGCGCCACCTCGTGCGCAACGTCCGCCGCGTCGGCACGTGGTACCAGGCCGTCGACACGAACGACGTGCCGCGCCTCATCCGCATCGCGCGCGGGCTCGGCGTGTCGCTGCACCGCCCCTACTCGCGCGAGCCGTGGCACGTCGAGGCGCGCCGCTCGTTCGGTCCTCCGCGCGGGTGGCGTCCTTGAGCGAGAGAACCTCCTCGCTCGATCGGACGAGCGCGAGCGTCGCGGGTGCGATGCTCGCGCTCGGCGCGCTCATCGGCATGTCGTTCGTGCTCGGATGCAAGGTCGCGAGCGACGCCGATCCCGATGCCGGCGAGCTCGAGGACGTGCCGTACGTCGAAGAGACGTGCACGCC includes:
- a CDS encoding c-type cytochrome translates to MRGWGLGLLSCVSVLLASACACSDGPAPTPVEAPPRTPLALERYHVQWDADARTEALSEGRAVIERLECTRCHVVDEIAAAGRSEHCVSCHVFLDGLPRDDRRYRTIASRYGEDTIERYQRNIEHYLAVPDLTGIARRLRPEFIRDYVAAPFDVRPTMHETMVRIAASEDDVRAITRYFAAVAEVRDPFGETSASPEPELARDESRIARGRQLFQERGCNACHYVGNIRLGRTEEQIRGAGIPARLAPNLRFVRERMHADVVVDWIVDPQRIAPGTLMPNLRVRREDAELIRDFLWFADPELEPMPPKDEFVLPPAVQRPVSWEEVKERVLGRVCVHCHMNDHERDLGPGNAGGWGWPSERVHFRTYEALVSGMPGIEDRQWSYLETWENASMPLLLEVMLRRRDEERRDHVLPFHDHERPAYTDHEPGMPMGLPSIPDDEIALVRAWIEQGCPGPTEITGMPGITDGFLVPDGPIAVNHGCGVRVPMDPRPEWASQPPPEWAREER
- a CDS encoding prolipoprotein diacylglyceryl transferase, whose amino-acid sequence is MNPIIARIGAIELRWYGLLFATGLLLCAWKAPHYFKLWGLPKHHAERLTLWVPIGMLLGAHYIHLIFYEWDGLFDLSIEVNSLWPLDVHLGRFWALGSGLASHGGGLGCLLALWIFWQRNGKQLGIAFHRYADAVMMVAIWVFPWVRLGNFFNHELVGRVTEGPWAVQFTDWGRDATGAFVARGYLEPRHPVVLYEAILYFAELAFATLWFQPRFARKLRPGATFYLFLMIHFTLRFIAEFAKESQGVDDGWLLNMGHLLSLPIVLVCAYLIFGTKRFNILTPLTAEEKAKIDESARLAEEYDARLDAEKSGEPLPESAAKEEKPDAAAARAKARKKGKPNKGRADA
- the moaB gene encoding molybdenum cofactor biosynthesis protein B, which gives rise to MKGPGIDESIAFVPVCVAVLTVSDSRDDETDHSGRLLAERARDAGHLVVAKLILKDDRELIEAQLRAWIANPGIDVVLITGGTGITGRDVTPEAVFAVAEKEIPGFGEHFRFISHKSIGLAAIQSRALAAVANATLIFALPGSTGACRDGWDEILKLQLDSRYRPCNFVELLPRLNER